In Bacillus sp. NP247, one DNA window encodes the following:
- a CDS encoding DinB family protein produces the protein MQKRPEANEYNPYYSTYISLIPDGDIIHILEKQMKETNLLLKDISDSEGHFRYAPNKWSIKEVIGHIADTERIMVYRLLSIARGETAELPGYNDDMYVLRAAFDKQSMQDLLENLTVVRQSTIHLLKSLDKEAWLQWGIANNSEVTVLALTNIIAGHELHHCQLIKERYLGSKAYPAR, from the coding sequence GTGCAAAAGAGACCAGAAGCAAATGAATATAACCCGTATTATTCAACGTACATAAGCTTAATACCAGATGGAGATATCATACATATTTTAGAGAAACAAATGAAAGAAACAAATCTTTTATTGAAGGATATTTCTGATAGTGAGGGACATTTTAGATATGCTCCTAATAAATGGAGTATAAAAGAAGTAATCGGTCATATTGCGGATACTGAACGTATTATGGTGTATCGATTGCTTTCCATAGCAAGAGGCGAGACAGCAGAACTTCCTGGATATAACGATGATATGTATGTTCTTAGAGCAGCTTTTGATAAGCAATCTATGCAAGATCTTCTTGAGAATTTAACAGTTGTTCGCCAATCTACTATACATTTGCTTAAAAGTTTAGATAAAGAAGCTTGGTTACAATGGGGAATTGCGAACAATTCTGAAGTCACGGTTCTTGCATTAACAAACATAATTGCTGGTCATGAGCTTCATCATTGTCAACTTATAAAAGAACGTTATTTGGGTTCTAAGGCATATCCAGCACGTTAA
- a CDS encoding DUF2332 domain-containing protein, whose translation MLTREQIVNLFRNFSVNECKGSSDLYEYLAIKISEDEEVLTLASYAQPGQPIPNLLLGAVHYLLLKGKKHTLKRYYRSLVENADTNFEHAFHQFKDFCHEYREEIISLLQTKLVQTNEVRRCAYLYPSFCYIFNKVNKPLALIEIGTSAGLQLFWDQYRYSYGMEEVYGNTQSNVHLTSEIRGDNMPYLLKQSPPVLERIGLDLHVNDLNDDEAYLWLRALIWPEHKERLVLFDQAAELVKEQSVQLIEGDGVVLLPSIVDQIREDAVICIFHTHVANQIPEGVKHTLEKQIKEIGAKRDVFHLYNNMWDRDLHIDYYINGNEYCETVGETEGHGKWFSWMLGNESFC comes from the coding sequence ATGCTTACACGAGAACAAATCGTAAACTTATTTCGAAATTTTTCTGTGAATGAATGTAAAGGATCAAGTGATTTATACGAGTATTTAGCAATAAAAATTTCTGAAGATGAGGAAGTTCTTACGTTAGCTTCCTATGCACAACCTGGTCAACCAATTCCAAACTTATTATTAGGTGCAGTACACTATTTATTGTTAAAAGGAAAAAAACATACTTTAAAAAGGTATTATCGTAGTTTAGTTGAAAATGCTGATACAAATTTTGAACATGCCTTTCATCAATTTAAAGATTTTTGCCATGAATATCGAGAAGAAATTATCTCTTTATTACAAACGAAACTCGTTCAAACGAATGAAGTAAGGCGATGTGCCTATTTATATCCAAGTTTCTGTTACATATTTAATAAAGTGAACAAACCGTTAGCGTTAATAGAAATTGGTACAAGTGCGGGATTACAACTATTTTGGGATCAATATCGTTACTCATATGGAATGGAAGAAGTGTATGGAAATACACAATCGAATGTTCATTTAACCTCTGAAATAAGAGGGGATAATATGCCGTATTTGCTAAAACAAAGTCCACCTGTCTTAGAAAGAATCGGACTAGATTTACACGTGAACGATTTAAATGATGACGAAGCCTATTTATGGTTACGAGCGCTTATTTGGCCAGAACATAAAGAAAGACTGGTACTATTCGATCAAGCAGCAGAACTTGTAAAAGAACAATCAGTGCAATTAATTGAAGGTGATGGTGTAGTGCTTCTACCATCCATTGTAGATCAAATAAGGGAAGATGCAGTGATTTGTATTTTCCATACACATGTAGCGAATCAAATACCAGAAGGTGTGAAACATACGCTAGAAAAACAAATTAAAGAAATTGGTGCAAAACGTGATGTATTCCACCTATATAACAACATGTGGGACCGGGACCTTCATATTGATTATTATATTAACGGAAACGAATATTGTGAAACGGTTGGGGAAACGGAAGGGCATGGAAAGTGGTTTAGTTGGATGCTGGGGAATGAGTCATTTTGTTAA
- a CDS encoding malate:quinone oxidoreductase, producing MSNMQQKTDVILIGAGIMSATLGSLLKELAPEWEIKVFEKLANAGEESSNEWNNAGTGHSALCELNYTSEKSDGSIDIGKAVKVNEQFQLSRQFWAYLVKRNLIRNPQDFIMPLPHMSLVQGEKNVEFLKNRFEALSKNPLFQGMEFSDAPDTLKKWLPLIMEGRTSNEPVAATKIDSGTDVNFGALTRMLFDYLKTKNVELNYKHSVENIKRAKNGLWEVKVHDMNSGKIEHHTAKFVFIGGGGGSLPLLQKTGIPESKHIGGFPVSGLFMVCKNQQVIEQHHAKVYGKAKVGAPPMSVPHLDTRYIDNKKALLFGPFAGFSPKFLKTGSNLDLIGSVKPNNVLTMLAAGVKEMGLTKYLIQQVMLSHEKRMEELREFIPNAKSEDWDTVVAGQRVQVIKDTDAGGKGTLQFGTEVVSANDGSIAALLGASPGASTAVHVMLEVLEKCFPERILEWEPKIKEMVPSYGVSLTENPRLFQELHASTGRTLGLNEKEAVHN from the coding sequence ATGAGCAACATGCAGCAAAAAACAGACGTTATCTTAATTGGCGCTGGAATTATGAGCGCAACGTTAGGATCATTACTTAAAGAATTGGCACCTGAATGGGAAATTAAAGTATTTGAAAAACTCGCTAATGCCGGAGAAGAAAGTTCTAACGAATGGAATAATGCTGGTACAGGACATTCTGCGCTATGTGAGCTTAACTATACATCCGAAAAATCTGACGGGTCTATAGATATTGGTAAAGCTGTAAAAGTAAATGAGCAATTTCAACTTTCAAGACAATTTTGGGCGTATCTTGTAAAGAGAAACTTAATTCGTAATCCACAAGATTTTATTATGCCACTACCTCATATGAGTTTGGTGCAAGGGGAAAAAAATGTAGAGTTTCTAAAAAACCGTTTTGAAGCGCTTTCAAAAAATCCGCTATTCCAAGGAATGGAATTTTCTGATGCTCCTGATACATTAAAAAAATGGCTTCCACTCATTATGGAAGGCCGTACCTCTAATGAACCGGTGGCTGCAACGAAAATTGATTCTGGAACAGATGTTAACTTTGGTGCGTTAACACGCATGTTGTTTGATTACTTAAAAACTAAAAATGTCGAACTAAACTACAAACACAGTGTTGAAAATATTAAACGTGCGAAGAACGGTTTGTGGGAAGTGAAAGTACACGATATGAATAGTGGTAAAATCGAACACCATACTGCAAAGTTCGTCTTTATCGGCGGCGGTGGCGGTAGTCTACCTCTACTTCAGAAGACTGGTATTCCTGAATCAAAACATATTGGAGGATTCCCAGTAAGTGGACTATTTATGGTATGTAAAAACCAACAAGTTATAGAGCAGCATCATGCAAAAGTATACGGAAAAGCTAAAGTTGGTGCTCCGCCAATGTCTGTACCTCACCTTGATACAAGATATATAGACAACAAAAAAGCTTTACTGTTTGGACCATTTGCAGGCTTCTCACCTAAATTCTTAAAAACTGGCTCAAACCTTGATTTAATTGGTTCTGTAAAACCAAATAACGTCTTAACGATGTTAGCAGCCGGTGTAAAAGAAATGGGATTAACAAAATACTTAATCCAACAAGTTATGTTATCACACGAAAAGCGTATGGAAGAATTACGTGAGTTTATTCCGAACGCTAAAAGTGAAGATTGGGATACTGTCGTTGCTGGACAACGTGTGCAAGTAATTAAAGATACTGATGCAGGTGGTAAAGGCACACTTCAATTTGGTACAGAAGTTGTTAGTGCAAATGACGGATCAATCGCTGCGTTACTTGGTGCTTCTCCAGGTGCTTCTACTGCTGTTCACGTTATGCTTGAAGTATTAGAAAAATGCTTCCCAGAACGTATACTAGAATGGGAGCCAAAGATAAAAGAAATGGTCCCTTCTTACGGCGTGTCACTTACGGAAAATCCAAGACTGTTCCAAGAGCTTCACGCTTCCACAGGACGCACACTTGGGTTAAATGAAAAAGAAGCTGTTCACAATTAA